In the Quercus lobata isolate SW786 chromosome 5, ValleyOak3.0 Primary Assembly, whole genome shotgun sequence genome, one interval contains:
- the LOC115990483 gene encoding uncharacterized protein LOC115990483, translating to MLDLGDRVVGQDTRQRGYPLPPLVGVIEVIHVAPEKLIVGRRKGVLTVVPVEGSLDLQSPGKKMKFAREPISFDDDDLEGTIQPHDDALVVTARINGFLVKRVMIDQGSGADVMYPDLFKELELRKEDLMNHTSPLVGFNGKVVIPEGQISLPVIMGGKEVAVTFTIVSSFSPYTAILGRPWIHSMRVVPSTLHVKIKFLTEQGLTMIRGDQQMARQCLTAVVNWKQGN from the coding sequence ATGCTAGACTTAGGGGACAGAGTCGTAGGGCAAGATACTCGGCAAAGGGGGTACCCTCTCCCACCCCTTGTAGGGGTGATTGAAGTAATCCATGTTGCCCCGGAGAAGCTCATTGTAGGAAGGAGGAAAGGAGTGCTGACAGTAGTACCGGTAGAGGGTAGCCTGGATCTACAGTCGCCGGGTAAAAAGATGAAATTTGCACGGGAGCCCATCTCATTCGACGATGACGATTTAGAGGGGACGATCCAACCACATGATGATGCATTAGTGGTCACGGCCCGGATAAACGGCTTCTTAGTAAAAAGGGTGATGATAGACCAGGGAAGCGGGGCCGAcgtaatgtaccctgatctgtTCAAGGAACTCGAGCTAAGGAAGGAGGACCTGATGAACCACACTTCACCTTTAGTTGGGTTCAACGGCAAAGTAGTGATTCCTGAGGGGCAAATTTCTCTTCCCGTGATTATGGGAGGGAAAGAGGTGGCAGTGACATTCACAATAGTAAGTTCATTTTCCCCGTATACTGCCATTTTGGGAAGACCGTGGATCCATTCAATGAGGGTTGTCCCATCAACACTACATGTAAAGATTAAGTTCCTAACTGAGCAAGGTCTCACCATGATAAGAGGAGACCAGCAAATGGCCAGACAGTGTCTTACCGCCGTAGTGAATTGGAAGCAAGGGAATTAG
- the LOC115993080 gene encoding B3 domain-containing transcription factor LEC2, producing the protein MDTFFTYTPTTTTTTTNTNTMNFPSTTTNTTTAAASSTSSMPSSQYYFPPHDETQTLMQFPYAYPLELVQAGQQGEAFTYPSYPFVIGTNSSQPHLVPDEQQQERRLVDAWTTKVARCKRKMARQKSLCLTKDPASWASSTQMNTQGLAVYDADHVQNVNNVNEDPYTFRTPDNKRLRFLLKKELKNSDVGSLGRIVLPKREAEENLPILSDKDGIQIVIQDAYSNQAWIMKYKYWLNNKSRMYVLENTVDFVKQNGLAIGDSITLYEDELKNLYFSIKKVDKPVNEPLYKQQYTNLGINCNNFSAPFMHESRDEEEASLALLIEQLRHQEEQDANSLATLPIGGTSSHSRLI; encoded by the exons ATGGATACCTTTTTCACCTACactcccaccaccaccaccaccaccaccaacacaaaCACCATGAACTTTCCttcaaccaccaccaacaccactaCTGCTGCTGCTTCATCTACATCATCAATGCCGTCCTCTCAGTATTATTTTCCACCTCATGATGAAACTCAAACCCTGATGCAATTCCCATACGCATATCCTTTGGAGCTAGTGCAGGCCGGTCAGCAAGGCGAGGCATTCACATACCCTTCGTATCCTTTCGTAATTGGCACGAATTCTTCACAGCCGCATTTGGTACCCGATGAGCAACAGCAAGAGAGAAGGCTTGTGGATGCTTGGACCACCAAGGTTGCGAGATGTAAGCGCAAAATGGCACGCCAAAAGAGCCTTTGTTTGACCAAAGATCCTGCTTCTTGGGCTTCCTCGACTCAGATGAATACACAAGGACTAGCCGTGTATGATGCTGATCATGTGCAGAACGTCAACAACGTGAATGAAGATCCCTACACTTTCCGCACTCCAGATAATAAG AGGCTGagatttttgctaaaaaaggAGTTGAAGAATAGTGATGTTGGGTCTTTGGGCAGGATCGTTCTTCCAAAG AGAGAAGCAGAGGAAAACCTTCCAATCCTCTCTGATAAAGATGGAATCCAAATTGTAATCCAAGATGCGTATTCTAACCAAGCGTGGATTATGAAATACAA GTATTGGTTAAATAATAAGAGCAGAATGTATGTTCTTGAAAATACGG TGGATTTTGTAAAACAAAATGGGCTGGCGATTGGAGATTCCATTACTCTCTATGAGGACGAACTCAAGAATCTC TATTTCTCCATTAAAAAGGTTGACAAACCAGTAAATGAGCCCTTATACAAACAACAATATACGAACCTCGGCATCAACTGCAACAACTTTTCTGCACCTTTTATGCACGAGTCTAGGGATGAGGAAGAAGCATCTTTAGCATTGCTAATAGAGCAACTCAGGCACCAGGAAGAACAAGACGCTAACAGCCTTGCAACTTTGCCTATCGGAGGCACTTCTTCGCATAGTCGGCTCATTTAA